TTGGTTTTCATGGCCAGAGACTCCACAGCAGTGAAGAAGCTATGTGGTGTCTTTGTTTCCTCCAGTTTAGAGTCGACACAGAAGTCAGGCGGGATGAAATCCATGGGATTAGAAATACCAATTATCCAGTTAAAGGTGCTGGAATagaaacaaaatgtgttttttaagatTTTTGATTTCTGATTATTAAAGAATGCTGTTaagtgacaaaataaaaatgtcacagaATGAATTAGGATAACAGTATATAATGCACACAGGATCTGTTTAAGATTACCTAAATAGCATAGCAGTGCATGTACCTCTTCAAATACTTTCAGTTCAGTTATTTCTGCACTGACAAGCTACTTAACCCTTTAATGCCCAATGTATCGTATTTgatatatgtgtttttgtgagtttttgacaCTTCTACATCATCAGCGTGACTTTTTTTACCCTCAAAAATGATATTAATAGcatcacacatttttaatgactaaGTTGCAAAAGTATGGCTTACGTAGCAAatgtgatacaaattaaaactcatatataCGCAGATTAAAATTTGATATATTCGTTTGTCTAAAGGTTCAACAAACACTCCATTatcaaaaaattaaagatttgtggcagttatttcatggttcaggttttaaagggttaaacactGGGTTTGAAATTTGGTTTGTGAAGtgctcacttttttatttcaatttctcGAGAATAAGTAAAGCTTCAAAAGATATCAGAAAATCTGATCataatttttaattattatgtaACAAACTTAAGAACAAGGGATGTTCTCaataaatgaactgaattctattttatatttcctattTGCATTTAGACACTATCTTTGTAAAATAAAGAATGAAGTATATTATACTTtatattataaaatatattataCACGTTATAATAATGTTTGGCATAAGACCTTTTGCCAACATTTAGTTTCATTTAAGTGTTCCTAATGGTAATGTTAAGGATTTAGAGTCTAGTTTCAGATCTTACTTGTAGGTGATCCACCCAGTCTCTGGAGTGTAGCCGCTAAAGAAAATGGGAATGCAGCCTCAGTGAAGGCAGTTGTGTAATGGCCTGAAAACAGGAAGCATAAGTAAGAACTATAGTTCTTACAATAAACAGACTAACTGAgcagcagaaaacagacaaTTATGGAAAAAAATATGGAGCTTCATTACTGCACATTTCAGGGATATCAGACAAAAGCAGAATATAGACCAATTTGAGACACATATCTTGCGATCTGGCTCAGTGTATTTTTccataaacaaaaacagtctGTTTATATTTTAGCAAAAGTAAAATGGGATTTGTTCGGTTATGGTAAAAAGTTCCCTCTTACCGTTTTCCAAAAGCTTTCCATACCACGTGTTGGTTAGCACACCCATTCCCCAAGAGGAGGAGGACCCCAAGACTGACTGTCCCATCAGTTCAGCATTAGCAGGCACTTGCATGGAGATGAATTCTGTATTTAGGGGAAACTTCTTGCAGGACTCCTTGCTCCAGTCGATTTCATAATAGACTTTCTGAAATGGTAATTAAAGAAGGTGAATGCTCtacttttatttacatatttgtcTTTATAATTTTAGCCTGCTGTGTCTTGTGAATACAGCATATTTGAAAGAGTAGTGATGTACtcactttatttttactgctgtttttaattttaaaaagtgctataGTCTTTATTATCTTTATCACATAATTTAGCTAAACATGCATTTTACTAACTGAGAAACAGCAATATTTACTGAAACTTTAGTTAATTAGTACCAGCAGGAAATTAAGACTATTTGTTGGATCCAAGAATATTCGATatattttaagttttatttagttttcatcAAACAGTTTATATACATTTAAAGAAGTAGAAAAATGGGCTCATTACCTCATTGAAAAGCATCACTTGGTCCACAATGAAGGTCTGACCCGCAGTAACTCCAATACTTCTAAGCCGCATTTGTTGCCCCAAAGCACTGTAGGTCACTGATCCAGATGAATCCGTTGCCAGCAGACTGAAAATTAAGGAGTACAATTAGTAGGTGCAGAAAAAGACTCTGATTACTTGACAGGAATCCAACCAGGTTTGAGGAAAGATTATGAGTACACGAACTCCTGTTAATGAACTCACCATACTGAAGCTTCCAGTTAACAGCAGGGGGACAACTGTGGAATAGAAAATTGAAATAATaatctggggtttttttgtttgtgaagTAATTTATAAATGAAAGTACCTATGTAGCATTtttcaaatttctttttttcaataatgtgaaattttaaagttttctcaTCTCTGCAGTAATACTAAAATCTGCTTCACTTTTCTTaacatcactttttaaaaaacgtaCTAATGTATCCACTAACATACTCACCACAGGGTTTGGGATGCTGGGCAACAGCAGCTGCCAGCAGCAAGCTGAGGCAGGACAGCACACTGATGGAGTTCATGGTGAGAAGCCTGAGGAGCAGAACAAGGAGAATCTGTAAGTGCTCTGGTTCAGGGAAAGCCACACACCTCTATTTATACCTGCTCACAGCTGGCTGCCCCAATGCCACTTGTTCAGTCCCACATGTGCTTTTTCCCCCTTAATGTCATATATGGCCAAATAATTAACAGCTCTCCTTTGTAACAGCTTGGCTCACAtgtgataagataagataataaATCAATCACATGCTTAATTTTATGGTGTAGCACTAAGTTCAGCAGATCATCTGAAGATATCTAGATTTTATGTCTGCCCTTTAGTCTGAGTTGACCTTTAGATGCTGCACCTTGTAATTTAATTTTCCTTTATTCAATAAAAAACCATTGGTCCAATgttcaaatgtaaaaaagttACCAACCACTTGTTTTCTCTGACCAGCCTAAAGAATCAAATCAAAATACGTCAAAGGCCTGAAAGCATTCTTGTACAGAACTTAGAGAACTTTTACATGTAaataaagcctttaaaatgtgCTGCAGCAAA
Above is a window of Pelmatolapia mariae isolate MD_Pm_ZW unplaced genomic scaffold, Pm_UMD_F_2 NODE_ptg000433l+_length_25282_cov_1, whole genome shotgun sequence DNA encoding:
- the LOC134623145 gene encoding ependymin-2-like, with protein sequence MRLRSIGVTAGQTFIVDQVMLFNEKVYYEIDWSKESCKKFPLNTEFISMQVPANAELMGQSVLGSSSSWGMGVLTNTWYGKLLENGHYTTAFTEAAFPFSLAATLQRLGGSPTTPLTG